A region from the Bradyrhizobium erythrophlei genome encodes:
- a CDS encoding ABC transporter permease, translated as MMSASRLTALAIAAFLVAPLVVILPLAFTSSVFLNYPIPSSSLRWFNELATSDAWRRSIINSLIIGAGTCIVATSLGTLAALGLRTRPVYRGFLRAAFLLPMIVPAVVLGVGMQIVFAKVGLASSYLGVIVAHTVVAVPFVLVSVSASLEGIDGHAERAAASLGASPSVVLRRITLPLALPGILSGAVLAFATSLDEVVLTLFVAGPNQRTLARQMFSTIRENISPSIAAAAFVIIIGTVVLILGLSAVRRTIRG; from the coding sequence ATGATGTCTGCTAGCCGCCTAACAGCCCTTGCGATCGCCGCATTCCTCGTTGCCCCGCTGGTCGTCATTCTGCCGCTGGCTTTCACATCAAGCGTTTTCCTCAACTATCCAATCCCATCTTCGTCTCTGCGCTGGTTCAATGAGCTGGCCACCTCCGACGCCTGGCGTAGGTCGATCATAAACAGCCTCATTATTGGCGCCGGCACGTGTATCGTTGCAACGAGCCTCGGCACGCTGGCCGCACTGGGTTTGAGGACGCGGCCTGTCTATCGCGGATTCCTACGAGCTGCATTTTTGCTCCCGATGATCGTACCCGCAGTGGTTCTGGGTGTCGGAATGCAGATCGTGTTCGCGAAGGTTGGGCTCGCAAGCAGCTATCTCGGGGTCATCGTCGCGCATACCGTCGTGGCGGTACCGTTTGTCCTCGTTAGCGTCTCCGCATCATTGGAAGGTATTGACGGGCACGCAGAACGGGCCGCGGCAAGTTTGGGGGCCTCACCATCGGTCGTATTGCGAAGGATCACCCTGCCTCTTGCCTTGCCGGGCATATTGTCGGGCGCGGTGCTCGCGTTCGCGACGTCGTTGGACGAGGTCGTGCTGACTTTGTTCGTTGCCGGCCCAAATCAGCGTACTCTGGCGCGACAGATGTTCTCGACGATCCGAGAAAATATCAGTCCATCCATCGCGGCGGCTGCGTTCGTGATCATCATAGGCACGGTTGTGTTGATCCTCGGATTGAGCGCCGTGCGCAGGACTATACGCGGCTAG
- a CDS encoding LysR family transcriptional regulator: MNIRALQTLVAIRKNGSFIETANRLNMTSSAVSMQMKMLEQELGVSLFDRSFRPPLLTPIGKVVADKAQVALQAHNDILNTCKSTDALAGEFRIGFIPTASVRLMPEFLSKAKSEHPLARFHIETGLSEPLAQMVSSGRLDAAVITETDDLPGNLQAISLAEEELVFCLPATCARWSIDRCMSELTFIHFMPVSGIGRLIAQYLGGSNPRPAKTLILDSVEVVAECVKKGIGFAILPAPDIRRLCDDHEITQRSLVPTPVKRALVLTTITGGRMRPYLEPLTRLLTQKPGAKSAPRNASGTRTRRSSRV, from the coding sequence ATGAATATCCGGGCCCTGCAGACGCTGGTCGCGATCCGAAAAAATGGGTCTTTCATCGAGACCGCTAACCGTCTCAACATGACATCATCAGCAGTGAGCATGCAGATGAAGATGTTGGAGCAAGAACTGGGGGTCTCCCTCTTCGACCGATCCTTTCGGCCGCCGCTCCTGACCCCGATCGGCAAGGTCGTCGCCGATAAGGCACAGGTCGCACTGCAAGCTCACAACGATATTCTGAACACATGTAAATCAACGGATGCTCTAGCGGGGGAATTCCGCATCGGCTTCATCCCTACAGCGAGCGTAAGGCTCATGCCGGAGTTTCTGTCGAAAGCGAAGTCAGAACATCCCCTGGCACGATTCCACATCGAAACAGGACTATCGGAGCCGCTCGCGCAAATGGTGTCTTCGGGACGGTTGGACGCCGCAGTCATTACGGAAACCGACGACCTGCCGGGCAACCTCCAGGCGATAAGCCTGGCAGAGGAAGAGCTCGTTTTCTGTCTACCCGCGACATGCGCGCGTTGGAGCATCGATCGCTGCATGTCCGAGCTGACCTTCATCCACTTCATGCCTGTGTCCGGCATCGGCCGCTTGATCGCACAATACTTGGGAGGGTCGAACCCACGGCCTGCCAAAACCTTGATCCTGGACAGCGTCGAGGTTGTCGCCGAATGCGTCAAGAAAGGGATTGGCTTCGCCATCCTGCCCGCCCCGGACATTCGCCGCCTGTGCGACGACCACGAGATTACCCAGCGTTCGCTTGTGCCGACGCCGGTGAAGAGAGCCCTTGTCCTGACCACAATTACCGGAGGCAGAATGCGCCCCTACCTCGAGCCGCTGACGAGGCTTCTAACGCAAAAACCTGGTGCAAAGTCCGCACCGAGGAATGCGTCAGGGACGCGAACTCGAAGATCTAGCCGCGTATAG
- a CDS encoding 4-aminobutyrate--2-oxoglutarate transaminase, producing MDNREIAARQAKAISRGIATNPQLYAKKAENAELWDVEGRRFIDFAAGIAVVNTGHRHPRVIEAVKAQLDCFTHTCQHVVPYEHSVTLAERLNRIVPGDFLKKTMFVTTGAEAIENSIKIARRATGRSAVVAFTNAFHGRTFMGMALTGKISRYKAGFGAMPGDVFHAMFPCPLHGISMEQTLQSLDLLFKSDIDPNWVAAILVEPVQGEGGFYEAPARFIRELRRICDEYGIILIADEVQTGFARTGKMFAMEYHGGVADLTAMAKGLAGGFPLAAVTGRADLMDAPDPGSIGGTYGGSPIGIAAANAVLDVIEEEQLCDRALRLGNRLKQRLEAIRSETPDIVDVRGPGFMNAIEFNDRKTGLPSPDLAAAVKNEAFVNGLLVLTCGGYGNVIRFLAPLTIQDGVLTEGLDLLERSIRKVIPG from the coding sequence ATGGATAATCGCGAAATCGCTGCGCGGCAAGCGAAGGCAATTTCCCGAGGCATTGCCACCAACCCGCAGCTCTACGCGAAGAAGGCCGAGAACGCAGAGCTCTGGGATGTCGAAGGACGTCGATTCATCGACTTCGCGGCAGGTATCGCTGTTGTCAACACGGGACACCGACATCCCAGGGTGATTGAAGCTGTCAAAGCGCAGTTGGATTGCTTCACGCATACGTGTCAGCACGTCGTGCCCTATGAGCACTCGGTCACGCTGGCGGAACGCTTGAACCGGATTGTGCCGGGCGATTTCCTGAAAAAGACGATGTTCGTCACGACCGGCGCTGAGGCCATCGAGAACTCAATAAAAATCGCGCGTCGGGCGACAGGCAGATCGGCAGTGGTGGCCTTCACCAATGCGTTTCACGGCCGGACATTCATGGGAATGGCGCTCACGGGGAAGATATCCCGCTACAAAGCGGGCTTCGGAGCGATGCCCGGCGACGTCTTCCACGCGATGTTTCCTTGTCCACTTCACGGAATCTCAATGGAGCAAACGCTGCAAAGTCTCGATCTGCTGTTCAAATCCGACATTGACCCGAACTGGGTTGCTGCCATTCTCGTCGAGCCTGTGCAGGGGGAGGGGGGCTTCTACGAGGCACCTGCGCGCTTCATCAGGGAGCTCCGCAGAATTTGCGATGAGTATGGGATCATCCTCATTGCTGATGAAGTCCAAACCGGTTTCGCGAGAACCGGGAAGATGTTCGCCATGGAATATCACGGCGGGGTCGCCGACCTGACAGCCATGGCAAAAGGCCTCGCAGGGGGCTTTCCGCTCGCCGCGGTAACCGGTCGTGCTGACTTGATGGATGCACCCGATCCGGGAAGCATCGGCGGCACGTATGGCGGGAGTCCGATCGGCATCGCGGCTGCAAATGCAGTTCTTGATGTGATCGAAGAAGAGCAACTATGCGACCGGGCACTTCGCTTGGGAAACCGTCTTAAGCAACGTCTGGAAGCCATCAGGTCGGAGACACCGGACATCGTGGATGTCCGCGGCCCGGGCTTCATGAATGCTATCGAATTCAACGATCGCAAGACAGGACTGCCCAGCCCCGACCTTGCCGCTGCGGTCAAGAACGAGGCGTTCGTCAACGGACTGCTCGTCCTGACGTGCGGCGGCTACGGCAATGTCATCCGCTTCCTTGCGCCCCTTACGATCCAGGATGGCGTGCTGACAGAGGGTTTGGACCTGCTCGAACGCTCTATCCGCAAGGTGATCCCGGGTTGA
- the acdA gene encoding 3-sulfinopropanoyl-CoA desulfinase, whose product MDMRLSPDQLKLQRAARELAESEFASRAAEVDRTESYPFNNVAVLTSAGFMGYTIPKQYGGRGGSFFEAALIIEEMARVCGATGRITVEANMGAISAVMQYGTDKQKRLAADLVLTGDKPAICITEPGAGSAATEMTTRADKRGSVYVINGKKHWITGGGVSKLHLIFARAFDEGGVEQGIGGFIALAGEPGLIVGKREPAMGLRGIPETEIIFQDLEVKEEMLVLPPRGLQRGFADLINAYNSQRVGAGTVALGIAQGAFEKALSFAKEREQFGRPIAEFQGLQWMLADMSVSLNAARLSLHQAALSANPFPDPLLAAQAKIIASETANNVTNQALQIYGSRGYSRNVPMERAVRDARMFTIAGGTAQVLRTLVASRILDMKLPQTRDGYVAVKNAARKAAE is encoded by the coding sequence ATGGACATGAGGCTCTCGCCCGATCAACTGAAGCTGCAGCGTGCCGCTCGGGAACTGGCGGAATCGGAGTTCGCCTCAAGGGCGGCTGAGGTCGATCGTACTGAATCATATCCGTTCAACAACGTCGCCGTGCTCACCTCGGCTGGCTTCATGGGTTATACGATCCCCAAGCAATACGGGGGACGCGGAGGAAGCTTCTTTGAGGCAGCCCTGATCATTGAAGAGATGGCCCGCGTATGCGGCGCGACCGGTCGCATCACGGTCGAGGCCAATATGGGCGCCATCTCGGCCGTCATGCAGTATGGTACCGATAAACAGAAGCGGTTAGCCGCAGACCTAGTGTTGACCGGCGATAAACCAGCGATCTGCATAACCGAGCCGGGTGCCGGCTCGGCCGCCACGGAAATGACGACACGTGCCGACAAACGCGGCTCCGTCTATGTCATTAACGGCAAGAAGCACTGGATCACGGGAGGTGGAGTATCCAAGCTTCACCTGATTTTTGCTCGCGCATTCGACGAAGGGGGAGTGGAGCAGGGTATCGGCGGTTTCATCGCTCTCGCTGGCGAGCCTGGTCTGATAGTCGGCAAGCGCGAGCCAGCGATGGGCCTTCGTGGCATTCCTGAGACCGAAATCATCTTCCAGGACCTGGAGGTCAAGGAAGAGATGCTGGTTCTTCCGCCGCGTGGCCTGCAGCGCGGTTTCGCCGATCTCATCAACGCCTACAATAGTCAGCGTGTCGGCGCGGGTACGGTTGCGCTGGGGATTGCGCAGGGAGCCTTCGAGAAAGCCTTGAGCTTCGCCAAGGAGCGTGAGCAGTTCGGCCGACCGATCGCTGAATTCCAAGGTCTGCAATGGATGTTGGCAGATATGTCGGTGAGCCTCAATGCAGCCCGCCTTTCTCTGCACCAAGCGGCGCTCAGCGCGAACCCATTCCCCGACCCGCTGCTAGCCGCGCAGGCGAAAATCATCGCCTCCGAAACGGCGAACAATGTCACGAACCAGGCGCTTCAAATCTACGGTTCGCGCGGCTACTCGCGGAATGTTCCGATGGAACGCGCCGTGCGCGATGCCCGGATGTTCACGATCGCCGGGGGTACGGCCCAAGTGCTTCGGACGCTCGTGGCATCACGTATCCTCGACATGAAGCTTCCGCAGACCCGCGACGGGTATGTCGCTGTCAAAAACGCTGCACGCAAAGCCGCAGAGTGA